The following are encoded together in the Anopheles nili chromosome 3, idAnoNiliSN_F5_01, whole genome shotgun sequence genome:
- the LOC128725064 gene encoding protein KRI1 homolog, which yields MSGKIKLFNESDQEEPETVEFRTNKSYAKHYDEFRKKEILGQLKNYEAEAESSDSSEDETTDEEIVDAEFDKEFFKTLAFLKRKDKNKYNEQHAFFENVKPIEEVALTKRRRKEKPMTVKDYERKVILEKGGVFEDEEDDDASEAAQRAESPSLVEEEKKIKDEIKQALSKIDDEDSDGEATVKSSKGGGLLKERVKSKDETEKEQSDYIQWLTDKKVKEPTSEDVKGLEPLKQFWNNEKLSKEDAFLKDYILNKRFVQSGAEIPSYDEIVATSEDEEELEKQEEYERKYNFRFEEPDTDFIKQFPRTVDDSVRVERNKRKEQRALLKERKQQEKEQRRLELDELKAVKLKEIREKIQKLKEIAATENLAMNEDDLESDFDPEEHDRRMQRMFNDEYYGVDEGDQKPEFPDLDAELGIENYDVERLDDNGDDGGYDEPHCEDDDFVMDCDFEEKSNSKNAKETLQQELLDSTKTGKKKNRRQSKFREVLKAEKPLFDPEDEKTYGEYIDEYYKLDYEDMIGDVPCRFRYVETVPNDFGLTIEEILTANTRDLNKWASVKKTVQLRPKHIEENEKNMYRRKGANLELKRKIMPSLFIESDNEEAIDEEIQKRKQEVTAQSPIDKVKAKDKTSTGRLNLQGEKASKNTKSSINDSQNHETDTSNKKCKNKIIRSCEQSSTHKEDEHESKLNFKNQRKRTWDHEAGTSRSQQKNASWNNRDKPHFEQNKHQNGHKNGFKTNDAVGSKRPKKEESAADQRLRAFGLNPRKFHNKQIYSKQRQTQA from the exons atgagtggaaaaataaagttGTTCAATGAGTCTGACCAAGAAGAACCGGAAACAGTCGAGTTCCGAACTAATAAAAGCTACGCCAAGCATTATGATGAGTTCCGTAAAAAGGAAATTCTTGGTCAAT TAAAAAACTATGAAGCGGAGGCGGAATCATCTGACTCCAGTGAAGACGAAACGACCGATGAAGAGATTGTCGATGCGGAGTTTGATAAAGAATTCTTCAAGACACTTGCCTTTCTGAAGCGCAAGGATAAGAACAAGTATAATGAACAGCATGCGTTTTTTGAAAACGTGAAGCCTATTGAGGAGGTGGCACTTACAAAGCGACGTCGCAAAGAAAAGCCGATGACGGTTAAAGATTATGAGCGAAAAGTGATTTTAGAAAAAGGTGGCGTatttgaagatgaagaagacgACGATGCTTCAGAAGCAGCGCAACGTGCTGAGTCGCCTTCGTTGgtagaagaagagaaaaagataaaagaCGAAATCAAACAAGCTTTGAGTAAAATTGACGATGAAGACAGCGATGGTGAAGCAACGGTAAAAAGTTCCAAAGGTGGTGGTTTGCTAAAGGAACGAGTCAAAAGTAAGGATGAAACAGAAAAGGAGCAATCTGATTATATTCAATGGCTGACGGACAAGAAGGTAAAGGAACCCACAAGTGAGGACGTCAAAGGCTTGGAACCATTGAAGCAGTTTTGGAACAATGAAAAATTGTCCAAAGAGGATGCTTTTTTGAAGGATTACATTCTGAATAAGCGATTTGTACAAAGTGGCGCTGAAATCCCCAGCTATGATGAAATAGTGGCTACATcggaagacgaagaagaactAGAGAAACAAGAAGAGTACGAGCGAAAGTATAACTTCCGTTTCGAAGAGCCCGACACGGATTTTATCAAGCAGTTTCCTAGAACGGTAGATGATTCGGTTCGTGTGGAACGCAACAAGCGCAAAGAACAGAGAGCATTGTTGAAGGAGCGTaagcagcaagaaaaagaGCAACGTCGTCTTGAACTAGATGAACTTAAGGCTGTAAAACTGAAGGAAATTCGCGAGAAAATTCAAAAGTTGAAAGAAATTGCGGCTACGGAAAACTTGGCTATGAATGAAGACGATTTGGAATCGGATTTCGATCCTGAAGAACACGATCGCCGAATGCAAAGGATGTTCAACGATGAGTATTACGGCGTGGATGAGGGCGATCAGAAGCCCGAATTTCCTGACTTGGATGCAGAGCTGGGCATCGAAAACTACGATGTAGAACGTTTGGACGAcaacggtgatgatggtggttaTGATGAACCGCACTGTGAGGATGACGATTTTGTAATGGATTGTGACTTTGAAGAAAAGTCAAActcaaaaaatgcaaaagaaactCTTCAGCAGGAGCTGCTTGATTCTACCAAGaccgggaagaaaaaaaaccgccgcCAATCTAAGTTTCGGGAAGTACTGAAAGCCGAAAAGCCTCTTTTTGATCCGGAAGATGAAAAAACTTACGGTGAATATATAGATGAATACTACAAGCTAGACTACGAGGACATGATTGGCGATGTTCCGTGTCGCTTTCGATACGTCGAAACAGTCCCGAATGATTTCGGCTTAACCATAGAAGAAATTCTAACAGCCAACACGAGAGATCTTAACAAATGGGCTAGCGTGAAGAAAACTGTCCAGCTACGTCCTAAACACATTGAagagaatgagaaaaacaTGTACCGCCGCAAAGGTGCGAATTTGGAGTTGAAGCGAAAAATTATGCCAAGTCTTTTTATTGAATCTGATAACGAAGAAGCAATCGATGAAGAAAttcaaaaacgcaaacaagaaGTTACTGCTCAAAGCCCTATAGATAAGGTTAAAGCAAAGGATAAAACAAGCACTGGCCGATTGAATCTTCAGGGCGAAAAAGCATCCAAAAATACTAAATCATCGATCAATGATTCTCAAAATCATGAAACTGACACAAGTAATAAAAAATGTAAGAACAAAATCATTAGGAGTTGTGAGCAGAGCTCTACTCACAAGGAAGATGAACATGAAAGTAAacttaattttaaaaatcagCGCAAACGTACATGGGATCATGAGGCAGGAACATCACGTTCCCAACAGAAGAATGCATCTTGGAACAATCGAGATAAGCCACATTTCGAACAGAATAAGCATCAAAATGGTCACAAAAATGGATTTAAAACGAATGATGCTGTGGGTTCAAAAAGACCAAAGAAAGAGGAAAGTGCAGCAGATCAACGGTTACGGGCCTTCGGATTGAATCCTAGAAAATTCcataataaacaaatttacAGCAAGCAGCGCCAGACgcaagcataa
- the LOC128725776 gene encoding autophagy protein 12-like has translation MAEEAETAGIDSSHDKELAANVENMSLAGQKVEKQELKKIDIVLHATGSAPILKQKKWSVDQEKPISAIVKFIHKYLKLDPEERLFLYINQTFAPSPDQIIKNLYECYGTNGKLILHYAKTQAWG, from the exons ATGGCTGAAGAAGCAGAAACAGCTGGGATTGATAGTTCGCACGACAAGGAACTCGCAGCGAATGTGGAGAACATGTCACTGGCCGGTCAGAAAGTGGAAAAACAAgagctaaaaaaaa tCGATATTGTGCTGCATGCCACTGGTAGTGCCCctattttgaaacaaaaaaagtggtcGGTAGACCAAGAAAAACCAATCAGTGCCATTGTTAAATTCATACACAAATATCTCAAGCTCGACCCAGAAGAAAGATTG TTTCTCTATATCAATCAAACCTTTGCTCCGTCACCCGACCAAATAATCAAGAATTTGTACGAATGCTATGGAACAAACGGAAAGCTGATTTTGCACTACGCAAAAACGCAGGCATGGGGATAA
- the LOC128727114 gene encoding NADH dehydrogenase [ubiquinone] 1 beta subcomplex subunit 5, mitochondrial gives MAIFSSLARSGQFSARLGTILSNQALLQARNNALTGTRFMSGGHGPKNFTITPSRFQWHKFKDMFHYYIMIGLIPVGAVVFYSNVFIGPATLTETPEDYTPKHWEYHRHPITRFIARYILPSPQQEYEKMLHHLYEENEKAQIRALEKQVRDKMAERNDYQSYYYRPAIGKYHRVAKEAADELESLRGD, from the exons ATGGCAATTTTCAGCTCTTTGGCTCGCTCCGGCCAATTTTCGGCTCGTTTAGGTACTATTCTGAGCAATCAAGCTCTTTTGCAGGCAAGAAACAATG CCCTTACCGGTACGCGCTTCATGTCCGGCGGTCATGGACCGAAAAATTTTACGATCACGCCTTCCCGTTTCCAATGGCACAAATTCAAGGATATGTTCCACTACTACATCATGATTGGCTTGATTCCTGTCGGTGCAGTTGTTTTCTATTCAAATGTTTTTATTGGCCCTGCCACCCTCACGGAAACACCGGAAGATTACACTCCGAAACACTGGGAATACCATCGGCATCCGATCACGCGTTTCATCGCCCGGTACATCTTGCCCAGCCCACAACAAGAATACGAGAAAATGCTTCATCACCTGtatgaagaaaacgaaaaggcTCAGATTCGTGCGTTGGAGAAGCAAGTACGCGATAAAATGGCTGAGCGTAACGATTACCAGTCGTACTACTACCGCCCGGCTATCGGCAAGTACCACCGGGTAGCGAAAGAGGCAGCTGATGAGCTGGAATCGCTCCGCGGTGATTAA
- the LOC128727113 gene encoding rho GTPase-activating protein 68F, whose amino-acid sequence MDTTVLDQAGLPMKLPGAPLNPPLIDSSEDPHPSLSDWHDYEPNLEFDDTELSQPSPEPGNATVFDDINYSAEFEVPSDDEIIKTTLEADNYEEQLTMVGHDESAIRKDFKRRKFIEFIGTDKQGQPIIAIYACRLPERKDLNSSIFIDFIIKSMEEFVQNDYIIAYFHQGMKDNSKPALQFLWNSYKELDRSFKKNLKKLYVVHPTTFIRMVWFFFKPIISEKFKSKLIYTSSLDELKQSLGLNTLKVPDPVREFDEKINNGTRYTLRGSKSSLKSSRSIENLPKSAQFGVSLRFIIENSACLNCIPPIVRKCVDHLSLPDVVETEGIFRRSGNYARIKELRAKINAGEEVQLSSEDTHVVASLLKTFLRELEEPLLTYELYEDITQFSEWKTEEQRSRNVKQLLRERLPEENYELFKYIVEFLGKIMERKDFNKMTSSNLAIVFGPNLIWPKQEQMSLDEIGPINAFIDYVLQHQDDIYFVDINKKDRGAYD is encoded by the exons ATGGACACTACCGTCCTCGATCAAGCAGGTCTTCCCATGAAGCTGCCAG GTGCGCCACTGAACCCACCACTGATCGATTCGTCCGAGGACCCACATCCAAGTCTGTCCGACTGGCATGATTACGAGCCAAACCTTGAGTTCGACGACACCGAGCTGTCCCAGCcgtcaccggaaccgggcaaTGCCACCGTATTCGACGATATCAACTACTCGG CCGAATTTGAGGTCCCATCCGACGACGAAATCATCAAAACTACGCTCGAAGCCGACAATTACGAGGAGCAGCTGACGATGGTTGGG CACGATGAAAGTGCTATCCGGAAGGATTTCAAGCGACGAAAATTCATCGAATTCATCGGCACGGACAAGCAGGGACAACCGATCATCGCGATCTACGCCTGTCGATTGCCAGAACGGAAGGATCTGAACTCAAGCATTTTCATTGA TTTTATCATCAAATCGATGGAAGAGTTCGTCCAGAATGACTACATCATTGCGTACTTCCACCAGGGCATGAAGGACAACAGCAAGCCGGCACTCCAGTTTCTGTGGAATTCTTACAAAGAGCTCGACCGAAGCTTTAAGAAGAACCTGAAGAAACTCTACGTG GTCCATCCGACCACCTTCATTAGAATGGTGTGGTTCTTCTTCAAGCCGATCATCAGCGAAAAGTTCAAGAGCAAACTCATCTACACGAGCAGCCTGGACGAACTGAAGCAATCGCTCGGGTTGAACACGCTCAAGGTGCCGGATCCGGTGCGAGA GTTCGACGAGAAGATCAACAACGGCACCCGGTACACGCTGCGGGGCAGTAAATCTAGTCTGAAGAgcagtcgatcgatcgagaaccTACCGAAGTCGGCCCAGTTTGGTGTGTCGCTGCGGTTCATCATCGAAAATAGCGCCTGTCTTAACTGTATCCCGCCGATCGTGCGAAAGTGCGTCGACCATCTGTCGCTGCCGGATG TGGTGGAAACCGAGGGTATCTTCCGACGGTCTGGTAACTACGCCCGGATAAAGGAGCTGCGAGCGAAGATCAACGCCGGCGAGGAGGTACAGCTCTCCAGCGAGGATACGCATGTCGTCGCATCCTTGCTGAAGACGTTCCTGCGCGAGCTCGAGGAACCACTGCTCACGTACGAACTGTACGAGGACATCACGCAGTTTAGCGAATGGAAGACGGAGGAGCAACGGTCACGCAACGTAAAACAGCTGCTGCGCGAGCGGTTGCCAGAGGAGAACTACGAGCTGTTCAAGTATATCGTCGAGTTTCTCGGCAAGATCATGGAGCGGAAAGATTTCAACAAGATGACCTCCTCCAACCTGGCGATCGTTTTCGGTCCAAACCTGATTTGGCCGAAGCAGGAGCAAATGTCGCTCGACGAGATCGGCCCGATCAACGCGTTTATCGACTACGTGCTGCAACACCAGGACGACATCTATTTTGTGGACATCAACAAAAAGGATCGCGGTGCGTACGATTAA